Proteins encoded together in one Lathyrus oleraceus cultivar Zhongwan6 chromosome 5, CAAS_Psat_ZW6_1.0, whole genome shotgun sequence window:
- the LOC127082779 gene encoding protein M7 has product MKISISYKTISLLYLLLIMVTLVKQVESTPCSSTFFSALVQLIPCRASVAPYSPIPPNDACCNALKALGQPCLCVLVNGPPISGVDRNMASQLPDKCISNFDPCEII; this is encoded by the exons ATGAAGATTTCCATTAGCTATAAGACTATTTCCTTACTGTATCTTCTTTTAATCATGGTAACATTGGTGAAACAAGTTGAAAGCACACCTTGCTCAAGCACATTTTTCTCAGCACTTGTGCAACTCATTCCTTGTAGAGCATCAGTTGCTCCTTATAGCCCAATTCCACCAAATGATGCATGCTGCAATGCCCTTAAAGCTTTAGGTCAGCCATGTTTGTGTGTTCTTGTTAATGGACCTCCAATAAGTGGTGTTGATCGGAACATGGCTTCACAACTTCCAGACAAGTGTATCTCTAACTTTGATCCTT GTGAAATAATATGA
- the LOC127081409 gene encoding uncharacterized protein LOC127081409, which yields MLGRQINFKALENRLQQMWARRGVIDIVDLNQEFFLATFTGEEEQKFVFFEGPWMIYDRYLKAREWSADFCSVGDAIEQLDVFVRIFRLPIEYYDTKVLTYIGNRFWKTVNVYKNTLLKEIGKYARICVQVDLIKLFLAMFSIKGHYYKVEYEVIHLLCLTRGRFGHNSDGCSEMKFEMAELSAI from the coding sequence ATGTTGGGTAGGCAAATTAACTTTAAGGCGCTGGAGAACAGACTGCAACAAATGTGGGCTCGGAGAGGTGTCATTGACATTGTAGATCTTAACCAAGAGTTTTTTCTTGCCACATTCACAGGTGAGGAAGAGCAAAAATTCGTGTTTTTTGAGGGACCTTGGATGATTTATGATCGCTATCTAAAGGCCAGAGAATGGAGTGCAGACTTTTGCTCAGTAGGAGATGCAATTGAACAACTTGATGTTTTTGTAAGAATTTTCAGATTACCAATAGAGTACTACGACACTAAAGTCCTCACATACATTGGCAATAGATTTTGGAAGACAGTGAATGTTTATAAGAACACTCTTTTAAAGGAAATAGGGAAGTATGCGAGAATTTGTGTCCAGGTGGACCTAATAAAATTGTTTCTTGCAATGTTTTCGATTAAAGGTCACTACTATAAAGTAGAATATGAAGTCATACATCTCTTATGTTTAACCCGTGGAAGGTTTGGACATAACTCGGATGGCTGCAGTGAAATGAAGTTTGAGATGGCAGAGCTAAGTGCAATATAG